The uncultured Methanomethylovorans sp. genome contains a region encoding:
- a CDS encoding AAA family ATPase yields the protein MQQTNTKDLWTVKYRPSRFEEIVGNEESVNTIHRLASSRNVPHLLLYGPANSGKATAAFALGYELYGEGFERNFTYFNASDFFDKGKSYLVRDKRFTRILGTDDPRKIQKSVISIFKEIINEYASMAPIDSDYKLIFIDSSETLDQNAQHALRRIMEKYTATCRFILSTTQPSRLIAPLRSRGLQLFFRHVSDEKLGCFMKRIAEVEGFPITDDGIQALLYHSRGNVATSLNTLQVAVILSRGEPIGAQAIYDAAVREEVADVRLLFEAATVGNIMEARKIIDRMLVDNGFTGYEILEHLHRIVADSGEPGPRVARWTIKIANANFKMLQAANDRIQLEALVADFCN from the coding sequence ATTCAGCAAACTAATACGAAAGACCTCTGGACCGTTAAATATAGGCCTTCAAGGTTTGAGGAAATTGTAGGCAATGAAGAGTCTGTGAACACTATTCACAGGCTCGCCTCATCACGTAATGTTCCTCACTTATTATTGTATGGGCCGGCGAATTCCGGAAAAGCTACTGCTGCCTTTGCTCTGGGGTACGAACTATATGGGGAAGGTTTTGAAAGAAATTTCACCTACTTCAATGCATCAGATTTCTTTGATAAAGGTAAAAGCTACCTGGTCCGAGACAAGAGGTTCACACGTATACTGGGCACCGATGATCCACGAAAAATTCAGAAAAGTGTTATTTCCATCTTCAAGGAAATAATCAATGAATATGCAAGTATGGCGCCAATAGATTCGGATTACAAACTCATATTCATAGATAGTTCCGAGACTCTTGACCAAAATGCACAACATGCATTAAGGCGTATAATGGAAAAATACACAGCAACTTGCAGGTTCATTCTTTCCACCACTCAGCCCTCAAGATTGATAGCACCTCTACGTTCCAGGGGTTTACAGCTGTTTTTCAGGCATGTATCAGATGAAAAACTGGGCTGTTTCATGAAGCGTATAGCTGAAGTAGAAGGCTTTCCTATTACAGATGATGGTATACAGGCATTACTATATCACTCACGTGGCAACGTGGCAACTTCACTTAATACGTTGCAAGTAGCAGTTATTCTTTCCCGCGGTGAACCAATAGGAGCACAGGCCATATACGATGCTGCTGTACGGGAAGAGGTAGCTGATGTAAGATTGCTCTTTGAGGCTGCAACGGTTGGGAACATAATGGAGGCTAGAAAGATCATCGATCGTATGCTCGTGGACAACGGTTTTACCGGTTATGAGATACTTGAGCACCTTCACAGGATTGTTGCAGATTCCGGAGAACCTGGGCCCAGGGTTGCAAGGTGGACAATTAAGATTGCCAATGCTAACTTTAAAATGTTGCAGGCCGCAAATGATAGAATACAGCTCGAAGCGCTTGTAGCAGATTTCTGCAATTAA
- a CDS encoding cytidine/deoxycytidylate deaminase family protein yields the protein MTVRPGLDEYFLEIATVVAKRSTCLRNQVGAVIVKDKRILSTGYNGAPRNMAHCLDIGCIRQQNNIESGTRHEKCRAVHAEQNAIIQAALYGMSIDSATLYCTHQPCILCAKMIINSNIKRVVFLQSYPDKDSIEFFAEAGVELINMPLEIIP from the coding sequence ATGACAGTGAGACCCGGATTAGACGAATATTTCCTAGAAATAGCTACTGTAGTGGCGAAAAGGTCTACCTGCCTGAGAAATCAGGTTGGTGCGGTAATTGTCAAAGATAAAAGAATACTTTCTACAGGATACAATGGAGCTCCCAGGAATATGGCCCATTGTCTTGATATTGGCTGCATTAGGCAGCAGAATAACATAGAATCCGGCACACGCCATGAGAAATGCAGGGCAGTTCATGCTGAACAAAATGCTATCATCCAGGCAGCGCTTTATGGCATGAGCATAGATTCGGCAACTCTGTACTGCACACATCAGCCATGCATCCTATGTGCCAAGATGATCATTAATTCAAACATCAAACGAGTTGTGTTTCTGCAATCATATCCTGACAAAGATTCTATTGAGTTCTTTGCTGAAGCAGGGGTAGAATTGATAAACATGCCCTTAGAGATTATCCCTTAG
- a CDS encoding protein translocase subunit SecF, whose product MSLSLTEQLDSFVRKHSDRQLMILPGAILLIAVLIIAFTWATTGAPVKLGMEFKGGTMISLTTDTPLTELKEKYSIYPLTDVRQTGSTIVMQFGPMSTEEQNTLNKDVTDTYENVEIKLVGPVYGKDLQEQAIKAIFISFVGMSLVVFVIFRTFIPSGAVVLSAFCDIMTAVAFMDLVGVELSLGTLAALLMLIGYSVDSDILLTTRVLKRKGELQENISNAMGTGITMTTTTLVALIAMYLVSTYSYLVIPSFSQINLLSDISIVLIFGLVADMINTWLTNVSILRWYVKKEGTRGARRRRA is encoded by the coding sequence ATGAGCCTATCTCTTACGGAACAACTGGACTCGTTTGTGAGGAAACACAGCGATCGGCAATTGATGATTTTGCCGGGTGCTATTTTACTCATAGCGGTATTAATCATTGCTTTTACTTGGGCCACAACTGGGGCACCGGTGAAACTAGGCATGGAATTCAAAGGCGGTACTATGATTTCGCTGACTACGGATACGCCGCTAACTGAACTTAAGGAAAAATACTCTATTTACCCCCTCACCGATGTAAGGCAAACAGGTTCAACGATTGTTATGCAATTTGGTCCTATGTCTACAGAGGAACAAAATACCCTTAATAAAGATGTTACAGATACCTATGAGAATGTGGAAATAAAATTAGTAGGGCCTGTTTATGGGAAAGACCTGCAGGAACAAGCTATAAAAGCAATATTTATCTCTTTCGTAGGAATGTCGCTGGTGGTTTTTGTGATATTCAGGACCTTCATACCTTCAGGAGCGGTTGTATTATCTGCTTTTTGTGATATCATGACGGCTGTAGCTTTCATGGATCTCGTTGGTGTTGAATTATCCCTAGGCACATTGGCAGCTTTGTTAATGCTTATAGGTTACTCTGTGGACAGTGATATTCTGCTTACCACAAGGGTGCTTAAGAGAAAAGGGGAATTACAGGAGAATATTTCAAATGCTATGGGTACGGGTATAACTATGACCACTACTACTCTTGTAGCTCTTATTGCTATGTATCTAGTGTCTACGTATTCCTATCTAGTAATACCTTCTTTTTCTCAGATAAATTTACTCTCAGATATTTCTATCGTGCTTATTTTTGGACTTGTGGCTGATATGATAAACACCTGGCTAACTAATGTTTCCATATTACGCTGGTATGTCAAAAAAGAAGGAACAAGAGGGGCAAGGAGGAGAAGAGCATGA
- a CDS encoding coenzyme F420-0:L-glutamate ligase translates to MKFEAFAVENIPLIKKGDDIGQIICERTDIVDGDVIVIASTIVGKAEGRTFTLEGIVPSAKAIKISKNSKISPEFIQAILDRSNDCLISFPILLVEMKNGHICINAGIDESNVEGEVFLELPADPDMSAESIGKKIESSTGTHISVIITDTNGRAFKIGQTGVAVGVYRIHPLKDWRGQRDLFGKELKITEESVADEIAGAANLLMGEGNGGYPVVIIRGLKLRSQDNASVKEMYRSDKEDLIKTSLKYLRDNL, encoded by the coding sequence TTGAAATTCGAGGCTTTTGCAGTTGAAAACATCCCATTGATAAAAAAAGGGGATGATATTGGACAGATCATTTGTGAAAGAACTGATATTGTTGATGGCGATGTCATAGTTATAGCATCTACAATTGTGGGAAAAGCTGAAGGAAGGACATTTACTCTGGAAGGTATTGTTCCAAGTGCAAAAGCTATAAAAATTTCAAAAAATAGCAAAATCAGTCCTGAATTCATTCAGGCAATTTTGGATAGGAGCAATGATTGCCTTATATCTTTTCCAATACTACTCGTGGAAATGAAAAATGGTCATATATGCATCAACGCAGGCATAGATGAATCTAATGTTGAAGGTGAGGTGTTCTTAGAGCTTCCAGCAGATCCGGATATGAGTGCTGAGTCCATTGGTAAGAAAATTGAAAGCTCCACAGGTACCCATATTAGTGTCATAATTACTGATACAAATGGCAGAGCTTTCAAGATTGGGCAAACGGGTGTTGCAGTAGGTGTTTACCGTATCCATCCTCTGAAAGATTGGAGAGGACAAAGAGATTTATTCGGTAAAGAACTCAAGATTACAGAAGAATCTGTTGCAGATGAGATCGCTGGAGCAGCTAATCTGCTTATGGGTGAGGGCAATGGAGGCTATCCTGTAGTAATTATACGCGGTCTGAAATTAAGATCTCAGGACAATGCTTCTGTAAAGGAAATGTACAGGTCAGATAAAGAAGACCTGATAAAAACGAGCCTGAAATATCTAAGGGATAATCTCTAA
- a CDS encoding IS5 family transposase yields MSNKYLKFVDTALAVSGKSHLPIYSCKYSKRKYTQHQLLTLILLKEYLNVDYRSIVELVELMESLKLRIGLKEVPHYTTLHKFITRLRSILFRSLLQQTLKLFYSYGEKIEIIAIDSSGFTSGHCSYYYSFRTGKKRRSFLKVSISIDTKKFIITGFKISGKPIHDAKHAMTLLRQCHKNRQSKFYLMDKGYDSEAIHSLVREELDAVAMIPLRERKRKKIKGKYRRKMIDEFEEILYHCRNLVETMFSVLKRKYGEEVKAKKYWNQAKEVKLKLLVHNLDRYVKVTYIVQMSISTKPKNDTLILSLTDPEHTFTAYVKQLSKTVEEQLMGI; encoded by the coding sequence TTGTCAAATAAGTACTTAAAGTTTGTTGATACAGCTTTAGCTGTATCAGGAAAATCACACCTGCCGATCTATAGTTGCAAATATTCGAAAAGGAAATATACACAACACCAGCTATTGACCTTGATTTTGTTAAAAGAATATCTTAATGTAGATTACAGAAGTATTGTTGAACTTGTTGAATTAATGGAGAGTTTGAAGTTAAGAATTGGTTTAAAAGAGGTTCCACATTATACCACACTTCACAAGTTTATAACTAGACTTAGGTCAATTCTTTTCAGATCGTTGTTACAGCAAACACTAAAACTGTTCTATTCATATGGCGAAAAAATAGAGATAATTGCCATTGATTCGAGTGGATTTACGAGTGGTCACTGTAGCTACTATTACTCTTTTAGGACTGGAAAGAAACGTAGATCATTCCTAAAAGTGAGTATTTCCATTGATACAAAGAAGTTTATTATCACTGGTTTTAAGATATCTGGTAAGCCTATCCATGATGCAAAGCATGCGATGACATTGCTACGGCAATGTCATAAAAATCGCCAATCAAAGTTTTACCTTATGGACAAAGGTTACGATTCTGAAGCTATACATTCTCTAGTAAGGGAAGAACTAGACGCAGTAGCTATGATTCCTTTGAGAGAAAGGAAAAGGAAGAAGATCAAGGGTAAGTATCGTAGAAAAATGATCGATGAGTTTGAGGAAATATTGTACCATTGCAGAAATCTTGTAGAAACGATGTTCTCTGTTCTGAAAAGGAAATACGGGGAAGAAGTGAAGGCAAAAAAGTATTGGAATCAAGCAAAAGAGGTTAAATTGAAACTATTAGTGCATAACCTTGACAGGTATGTCAAGGTTACATATATTGTTCAAATGAGCATTTCTACAAAGCCGAAAAATGATACTCTTATACTTAGTTTAACTGATCCTGAACATACATTTACAGCTTATGTAAAGCAACTATCTAAAACAGTAGAAGAACAGTTAATGGGTATATAA
- a CDS encoding Hsp20/alpha crystallin family protein → MRQGLVRWTPSGMSKWDPFEEISRMQDRLSQLFSELSPSGEMRTLDTFSPMMDVQEKDKEIVVKVDTPGVDKKDVEIDIKNNMLYINANTHRETEEEKEGYVMRERAFSRFARTFSLPANVIADGAKAKLEDGVLTINIPKAEIEEKQKILIE, encoded by the coding sequence ATGAGACAAGGTCTTGTAAGATGGACACCTTCTGGTATGTCTAAATGGGATCCCTTCGAGGAGATAAGCAGGATGCAGGATCGTCTGAGCCAGCTATTTAGTGAACTGTCGCCTTCAGGTGAAATGAGGACCTTAGACACGTTTTCACCTATGATGGACGTGCAGGAAAAGGATAAAGAAATAGTTGTTAAGGTGGATACGCCTGGCGTGGACAAGAAAGATGTAGAGATCGATATTAAGAACAATATGCTCTACATTAACGCAAATACGCATCGGGAAACAGAAGAAGAAAAGGAAGGCTATGTGATGCGTGAACGTGCGTTTTCGCGGTTTGCACGGACCTTTAGCTTGCCTGCGAATGTCATAGCAGACGGGGCAAAAGCCAAACTGGAAGATGGCGTTCTGACAATAAACATACCAAAGGCAGAGATCGAGGAAAAGCAGAAAATACTCATTGAATGA
- a CDS encoding tRNA uridine(34) 5-carboxymethylaminomethyl modification radical SAM/GNAT enzyme Elp3: MKTTSEFTLACRELLDKVLGGEIQDPEQLVQAKKQACKDHKLSSLPTNADIIIAGNEEEQLLVRYFLRKKPVRTISGVAVVAAMTSPAPCPHGTCVPCPGGPGSSFASPQSYMGQEPSTMRAIQYEYDPYKITTARLEQLKQIGHDIGKAELIIMGGTYSARSLDYQEWYVKRCLEAMNDFFGTEWREHVQVIGKKLPYITLEEVQKVNETAKVRNVGTTFETRPDWTKEGHVDILLKLGATKVEIGVQSTYDFVLSRINRGHTVADTIEANRVLRDSALKVGFHMMPHLPGMDIEGDVCNFKRLFKDSRFRPDYLKIYPTLVTEGTELHNMWKNGEYEALTDENAVELLARIKSFLPKWVRLQRIQRDIPAYQILAGTRKSNIRQLAKSMLEQHGGSCRCIRCREVGHNILNGVMPDPGKIKLTVDKYDCCGGVEHFIAFEDVQSDILIGFLRLRFPYDPHRLELQNSALVRELHVYGSMVPVGETAKKYDWQHRGYGAELLAYAEDLAKDAGFEKISIISGIGVREYYRKQGYVLDGVYMSKCF, encoded by the coding sequence ATGAAAACAACTAGTGAATTCACTTTAGCTTGCCGTGAACTTCTGGATAAAGTACTTGGTGGGGAGATACAAGACCCTGAGCAATTAGTCCAGGCAAAGAAACAGGCATGTAAAGACCATAAACTTTCTTCTCTGCCAACTAATGCGGACATTATCATCGCCGGAAATGAGGAAGAGCAACTTTTGGTCAGGTATTTCCTTCGGAAAAAACCTGTACGTACTATATCTGGCGTAGCGGTGGTCGCAGCTATGACATCACCTGCTCCCTGTCCACATGGAACCTGTGTCCCTTGTCCGGGAGGTCCAGGTTCGTCTTTTGCCTCACCTCAAAGCTATATGGGGCAGGAACCCTCTACAATGCGAGCAATACAATACGAATATGACCCATACAAGATCACAACTGCCCGGCTTGAACAATTGAAACAGATCGGTCATGATATAGGGAAAGCCGAATTAATCATAATGGGGGGGACGTACTCTGCTCGTAGTTTAGATTATCAGGAGTGGTACGTAAAAAGATGTCTTGAGGCCATGAATGACTTTTTTGGTACCGAATGGCGAGAACATGTGCAAGTAATTGGCAAGAAGCTTCCTTATATTACTCTTGAAGAGGTGCAGAAAGTCAATGAAACAGCAAAGGTACGAAATGTAGGCACTACATTTGAGACAAGGCCGGACTGGACTAAAGAGGGGCACGTAGATATATTATTAAAATTGGGTGCCACCAAAGTCGAAATTGGAGTGCAAAGCACTTATGATTTTGTACTTTCAAGGATCAATAGGGGGCATACTGTTGCAGATACTATTGAGGCAAACCGGGTTTTGCGGGACAGTGCTCTAAAAGTGGGTTTTCACATGATGCCTCATCTTCCGGGAATGGATATTGAAGGGGATGTGTGTAATTTCAAAAGACTGTTCAAAGATAGCAGGTTCAGGCCGGATTACCTGAAGATATATCCAACGTTGGTTACGGAGGGAACAGAACTCCATAATATGTGGAAGAATGGGGAATATGAAGCTCTTACAGATGAAAATGCTGTGGAGTTGCTCGCCCGGATCAAATCTTTCCTGCCTAAGTGGGTAAGATTGCAGAGGATACAAAGGGATATCCCTGCTTACCAAATACTTGCAGGTACTCGTAAAAGCAATATTCGGCAACTCGCTAAGAGCATGCTGGAACAACATGGTGGGTCATGTCGGTGCATTCGCTGTCGTGAAGTAGGTCATAATATTCTTAATGGAGTAATGCCTGATCCTGGGAAGATTAAACTCACAGTAGACAAATATGATTGTTGTGGTGGTGTGGAACATTTCATCGCTTTCGAAGATGTACAATCAGATATTTTGATAGGTTTTCTGAGACTTAGGTTCCCTTATGATCCTCACAGGCTTGAGCTTCAGAACTCAGCCCTGGTCAGGGAACTGCACGTATATGGTTCTATGGTTCCTGTAGGGGAAACTGCAAAAAAGTATGACTGGCAACATAGGGGCTATGGGGCAGAATTACTTGCCTATGCAGAGGACTTGGCAAAAGATGCAGGCTTTGAAAAGATATCAATTATAAGTGGGATTGGTGTAAGGGAATATTATCGTAAGCAGGGTTATGTATTGGATGGAGTCTATATGTCTAAGTGTTTTTAG
- a CDS encoding helix-turn-helix domain-containing protein, giving the protein MPANQSRTTMRSEQIEKMSEKEVLGKILELLVRIDKNLDHLVPKGIPMAHIQPIKGGAPSGLDVMTLLSLPEHLRTTATVLFESGPATAEEISKITKKERAVESGYLNQLVRMKHVNKYRDGRKVYFCINHDSKND; this is encoded by the coding sequence ATGCCTGCTAATCAATCAAGGACAACGATGAGAAGTGAGCAGATAGAAAAAATGTCGGAAAAGGAGGTACTAGGCAAGATCCTGGAACTACTAGTACGTATTGATAAAAATTTAGACCACCTAGTTCCCAAGGGCATACCAATGGCCCATATACAGCCCATAAAGGGGGGTGCACCAAGTGGTCTAGATGTAATGACCTTGCTTTCCTTGCCAGAGCATTTGAGGACCACTGCAACGGTGTTGTTTGAAAGTGGGCCAGCTACTGCTGAAGAAATATCAAAGATAACTAAGAAAGAAAGAGCTGTAGAAAGCGGTTATCTCAATCAGCTTGTAAGAATGAAACATGTGAATAAGTATCGTGACGGCAGAAAGGTATATTTTTGCATCAATCATGATAGTAAAAATGACTGA
- a CDS encoding P-loop NTPase: MGVTVAVHSSKGGTGKTCISLNLAALLASDGNNVCLLDMDLKAPSLCTFFNLCPKWWLNEYLDGKCNIDSVLHEVSSQLGTNGKFAIGFSNPDINAIRTISNMERKWQAKALKFLLDAKKSLFQSGIDVLILDTGPGLEFESVNAIAISDIVLSVMIPGNISYRSTEQLVKGVYKKLEKKYYLVENMSHNPSVYLSGKKDVYGMPILVSIPCMCDVPLKNGLCRNATFAFILT, encoded by the coding sequence GTGGGGGTAACTGTAGCTGTACATTCTTCTAAAGGTGGAACTGGAAAAACATGTATTTCACTGAACCTTGCAGCATTATTGGCTAGTGATGGCAATAATGTTTGTTTGCTAGATATGGATCTGAAAGCACCTTCTTTATGTACTTTTTTTAATCTATGTCCTAAATGGTGGCTTAATGAATATCTTGATGGCAAATGTAATATCGATAGTGTATTGCATGAGGTAAGTTCACAATTGGGAACTAATGGTAAATTCGCAATTGGTTTTTCAAATCCCGATATTAATGCAATCAGAACAATTTCTAATATGGAACGAAAATGGCAGGCAAAGGCATTAAAGTTTCTGTTGGATGCGAAAAAATCTCTATTTCAAAGTGGTATCGATGTACTGATTTTAGATACGGGACCTGGCCTGGAGTTTGAGTCGGTAAATGCAATCGCTATTTCAGATATTGTACTTTCTGTTATGATACCTGGTAATATAAGTTACAGGTCTACAGAGCAACTTGTGAAGGGCGTTTATAAAAAACTTGAAAAAAAATATTATTTAGTTGAAAACATGAGCCATAATCCTTCTGTCTACCTATCCGGGAAAAAGGATGTTTATGGGATGCCGATCCTTGTCTCAATACCTTGTATGTGTGATGTTCCTCTGAAAAATGGGCTCTGTAGAAATGCTACTTTTGCTTTTATTTTGACCTAA
- a CDS encoding preprotein translocase subunit SecD: MRGDGESKSIFKDLRVIVFIIALLGSIILIHPSYNSQDGFTTNLKYGLDLEGGSWLQIKLQGALVQVDADTSMVLKTLVEPVIGDTIDVTGSLSAVDGEGQTQTQTISFTTPATVSNAQMDLLGLGEYTISKQNGSTQVKLTTSQEKLIESYLANSLKTEVVPMVMSDGVEYEIRTAVTEQQIETLMNAVGGSIIKNADGTSRYTEGVRTETRDLTKNILSEKMNSLGLKDIPVKTAGDNYILIDFAGIDLATAREIAEKPGKFEIRVQTTGNETNHILYGEDIESVGIVGYDQESGMWSTPFTLSEKGALALQKAAIDAGATKNPMEHNLIMLLDDKEVYSAPLSNSAAQKLEEGLIYSWQSSTGTGDEGKAKAEQLQIHLRAGALPVNVEVVGAGHVDATLGTQFKKESVIAGLIALFAVALVVYRKYHQKEILIPMVGTSLSEVIMILGVAAAIGWQLDLPSIAGIIAAIGTGIDHLVIITDEVLYEGKLPPTKVYLSRIAKAFGIILGAAATTVIAMGPLVVMGFGSLKGFAITTIIGVFIGVVIARPVYGKMINEVLKDKSEGQA, translated from the coding sequence ATGAGGGGAGATGGAGAATCAAAGAGTATATTCAAGGATCTTAGGGTCATAGTGTTCATAATTGCTCTTCTGGGATCGATAATTCTCATCCACCCGAGTTACAATTCTCAAGATGGGTTTACGACCAACCTCAAATATGGATTGGATCTGGAAGGCGGTTCATGGTTACAGATTAAGCTTCAAGGCGCGTTGGTACAGGTCGATGCAGATACATCAATGGTCCTTAAGACTTTGGTAGAACCAGTAATAGGTGATACAATTGATGTCACAGGTTCGCTCTCTGCCGTTGATGGAGAAGGGCAGACTCAAACTCAGACTATCTCTTTCACGACTCCAGCTACTGTTTCCAATGCTCAGATGGATCTCTTGGGATTAGGTGAATACACCATTAGTAAGCAGAATGGGTCGACTCAGGTTAAGCTAACTACATCCCAAGAAAAGCTAATTGAATCATATCTTGCCAATTCATTGAAAACTGAAGTTGTACCAATGGTCATGTCCGATGGTGTGGAATACGAGATCAGGACAGCAGTTACAGAGCAACAGATCGAAACCCTGATGAATGCAGTGGGCGGCTCTATCATAAAAAACGCTGATGGTACTTCACGATACACAGAAGGAGTAAGAACTGAGACCCGTGATCTAACAAAAAATATTCTGAGTGAAAAGATGAATTCACTTGGGCTCAAAGATATTCCTGTAAAAACAGCGGGTGATAATTACATCCTTATAGACTTTGCAGGCATTGACTTAGCAACTGCAAGAGAAATCGCAGAAAAGCCCGGTAAATTTGAGATACGTGTCCAGACAACAGGCAATGAGACAAACCATATCTTATACGGAGAAGATATCGAAAGTGTCGGGATAGTTGGATATGATCAAGAAAGTGGGATGTGGTCCACGCCATTCACTCTCAGTGAAAAGGGTGCATTAGCCCTGCAAAAAGCAGCCATTGATGCAGGAGCTACCAAAAATCCGATGGAACATAATTTGATTATGTTACTTGATGATAAAGAGGTATACAGTGCTCCTCTCAGTAATTCCGCTGCTCAGAAATTGGAAGAAGGATTAATTTATTCGTGGCAATCTTCGACTGGTACTGGTGATGAGGGTAAGGCAAAAGCAGAGCAACTTCAAATTCATTTAAGGGCTGGAGCTCTTCCTGTCAATGTGGAGGTCGTTGGTGCGGGACATGTAGATGCCACATTAGGAACACAATTTAAGAAAGAATCTGTGATAGCAGGGTTAATAGCTCTGTTTGCAGTGGCTCTTGTGGTGTACAGGAAATACCACCAAAAAGAGATCCTCATACCTATGGTAGGGACTTCTTTAAGTGAAGTAATAATGATTTTGGGAGTTGCTGCCGCAATAGGTTGGCAACTTGATCTTCCAAGTATTGCAGGTATTATTGCTGCTATTGGTACAGGCATTGATCACCTTGTGATCATCACTGATGAAGTGCTGTATGAAGGCAAATTGCCTCCTACAAAAGTATATCTTTCCAGAATAGCCAAAGCATTTGGTATAATATTGGGTGCAGCAGCAACTACTGTCATAGCCATGGGTCCTCTGGTAGTGATGGGATTCGGATCTCTGAAGGGTTTTGCAATAACCACTATAATCGGAGTGTTCATAGGTGTGGTAATAGCAAGGCCTGTGTATGGAAAGATGATAAACGAAGTATTGAAGGATAAAAGTGAGGGTCAGGCCTGA